The Malaclemys terrapin pileata isolate rMalTer1 chromosome 5, rMalTer1.hap1, whole genome shotgun sequence genomic interval ATTCACAACTACATGCAACCCCAAACTTTAGATCACAATTAAACCCCACCCTATGGCGATGGCTACAATAGAGagattacagcagcacagctgctccAATGCTGCCactctaagccaacaggagagagctctcccatcagcttaattATCCTAGTCCCTGTGAGcagagaagctctcccgccaacatagcactaTCCACACCAGCGCTTAAGTCAGTTATGTCGCTCAAGGGTGACTaatacacacccctgagcaacataacttatgTTGACTTAAGctatagtgtagccatagcctataTGATGTAGCAATGGCTAGACAAATGAAATGCATCAAGACACTACTTTTTCAAAGGCATTTCTCTAACTGATGGTGTTGATCCATAATGGGTTCATCTACAAAAGTGAGTGATTCAGAGAGGATCAGATGTGACTGAGGTAAAGAGACATAGAATAAGACGTAAAATGGGGAGACCGGAAGGCTTAAGAGAGTTAAAGAGTAACCATGGATGAATAGTTTTAACACTGGAAAGAGATCATGGAGATACATTTCCAAATGAGCTGAAGCCTACCCTCCACTTTTGTGGTTGTAATTTGTACTTGCAAAAATTGCACAGCCATTTCAATTGTGGGTTCAAGTCAGATAGTTAGGGGCACAAATTCTCTGATTTCTCGCCTGCAATTGATTTTGTGGCACAAGGTGAACACAAATTGTACAGGTGTCAATTGCACCTACCAAACAGAGGCTGCTCccagcgcttttgaaaatttcaccccatCCAGCCCAGGGGTCACTTTTAGGATATTTATTGTTGTTAACATATAAAATGATATGGGCAATGACACTAAATATGAGTTCCCCAATTCTGCAGGTGTCACAAAGAGACTAgaagtaaagtaaataaggaggaGCATTACAGCCAGATTCAAAGTGATCAGAATTGTTTAATGATTGGGCCAGCAGATGACAAACACATTTCAATGCATGAAATTGCAAAAATACTAGTCTGTGAGCATAGATCAAGTCAGGAGAATATGAGCTAAATAAAAGAATAATCCAGCATTTTGATCAGGAAAAGGATTTGCAGATTAGCAGATTAgcctacactacaaatttatgtCGGTATAACTCCACAGTCCTGAGTGATGtatactgacctaactcccggtggcttctcctgttgacatagctaccacctcccATGGAGTTGGCATAAGTAgagtcttcactaagcactacagtggcgcagctgcccACTCCCACCCCAAATCATACTATGCTAGGTCTCAAATGTGCAAAATGATCCACTTGATCTACCTTTACTATGCAGAGTTCCACTAAAGTAAACAAAACTCTGTACCTGTGTAACGGTCCACTCAGGGAGCTTCAATTTGCAGGATTGGAAATTTAgggcctttccattgacttcaaagggttttGGATTGGCCATTTACTTTGTGAGGCGCTTGCAAGATGCCATTGGGATATtccatgcagttacaataccactGGAAATATATTATTGTCTTTGGATACGGAGAAGGGCAACGCTGAAGAGTCTAATTCATGATTCAAGAGTAAAGATTTGGGCTTATTCTTACTGATAAAGAGATGGCCTTGAGGTGACAGAATAAAAGTTTCCAGGGACTGGCAAAGTcaagagaaacttttttttaaacattggttCTTCTAAAACTCAGGAAAATGACTGACAAAATGGAttaaatggggaactgaggtacagctgCTTTATGCATAGGTAAACAACCTTAAGGAATAATTTGCCAGCAAGTACAGAGTACAAATGAGTCCATGAGACACTTATATTTGTTTCCAGAAAAGGAGAGGATAGTAGGGTACGATAAAAATGCAGGAAGGTAGAGGAAGTAAGGGCACATTTTGAAAAGGCTAGCAAGCCTTTATCTGTATATTGAGCTAGAAGGTTGTTTCTTGTGCCTAAAATTTTCTGTGCTTTGTTCTCATTTACGCAGGGCACCTTTACACTACTCTGGTAAACATTCCCATGGCCTCTAATGGCTATAGAAGGCCGAGGATATGCAGGTATCAGCTGTAACTATAATGTTATTTGTACAGAGGTGGAGTCGGAGATGGCAGTAACTATGTGTTGGAAAGAAAGCTAGCCTTAAATCCATGTGGTCTTTCTCCCCGTTTCAACAAGATTTTTAGCCAATTTGTTCTTCTCGTTGCTGCATAAAGAATGTTTTTGATAGCTGGTTCCAGGAAATGAGAATGTGCCTCCCATATTACAGTCTTCGGTTACCAAGTATCTGCCTTTAGAAAGAAATGTTAGACTGAAGTTCTCCTGTTTATCCTGTACTTTGATGTAAAGTTCCCTAAATACATATACACTTCTCAGAGGTCTTGATTGCATCAATCTGTCTGATTGTTCTTCTTCTTCATAATCCAAATATCTGACTCTTTTGGAAATAAATTCAAATTATATTAACTCCAATAATGTGTGTTTTAATTCATTTCATAGGATTTTGCTGTTATCAAATCTCAGAGGCAGAAATTACCTGGTAAATCTGAAGATAGAACAAAACATGAAGGATTGAactcctggcctcactgaaggcaagtggaattttgccattgatttcagtggagccaggatgtaGTTTATTTTTATCAGATCACAAAGTATGTCAAACAAATATTTGTAAGTGAAGTTTATGCCACTATTTCATCCAATATGTGCCCAAGAGCAGAATTAATGCTGTGAGAATAAAGGAATAGGGCTAACCATACAGGAAGTTGGACTGGAGATGTACATTAGTAAAGATGGAAACTGTCCTGATTCTTCCTCCAAAATTCAGATAGATTGATTGAAACTACAATAAAAAACCGAATTATTCAACAAAAAGCGGAATATGCTATACCAGGGACAAATTCACCAACAGAGGTGAGGAAGAAATTTTCTTAataggcaggttattccataattgtccacttttgtgttttttgcactttcctctgaagcagccagtatcagccactgtcagagacagaactatagattagatcaggggtaggcaacctatggcatgcgtgccgaagacggcacatgagctgattttcagtggcactcacttgcctgggtcctggccaccaatccgggggggctctgcattttaatttaattttaaatgcagcttcttaaacattttaaaaatcttatttactttacatacaacaatagtttagttatatattatagagttatagaaagagaccttctaaaaatgttaaaatgtattactggcacgcaaaatcttaaattagagtgaataaatgaagactcggcacaccgcttccgaaaggttgccaacccctggattaGATGGACAATGGGTCTGAACCAGTATAGACATTTCTTGGAACCTAAGAATTTTTTTCCAGCTCAGCTCTTGTGTAGTCTAGAACCTAATGACCAGCTGCTGCCGTTCCTGAGACATCATAGTAACTGTACAAAGTGTTCTGAGACATACTTAGGACATGAAGATAACAAACTATCCTCCAAAAGGGATAATAAAAGCCGTATATGGAAAATGAAATACTATATAAGTTAAGGCAGAGCTATTCAAATTGTGGTCCATAGATCACAAGCGGTCCTGTGGAGCACTTATTGGTGGTTCCCAGAGAgttggctggtcacatggtgctggctgctcCTTATTATTTCCGGAGGCTACATTTTGTTGAAAGGCAATTACAATACATTAAATTATTTCCTAATATTACTTTCCATGTCTGTAGTTGTTGTAGTTGCCACAGAGATATTATATGATTGTGAGGGAGACGGAAGGTGCTCCAGAAGATAATTTCTGTATTACAAtgtactcagcactgataaagtTTGAGAAACATGCTGTTAAAGTGTCTTGGGTCAGTCAATTAAATGCTGTTAACATCAGAGACTCTGTTATACCAAACTCACATAAGAAATACACATCAGGAATCCAGTTTTCAATTGGGGACTCCTCCATAAGACAGCAACATCCCTCATTTGGATGAGGGTACTGAGGAATGTACATTATAAACATACacagctaaggccttgtctacactacgagagtagttcgaatttacttgcatcaaatttttggaatcgatattgcaaagtcgaacgtctgtgtccacactaaggacagtaattcgactttgtgagtccacactaacggtgaaagcgtcgacattcgaagcggtgcactgtggtcagctatcccacagttcccgcagtcccctctgcccattggaattctgggtgtagccggcaatgccttctgggtaagaaaatgtgtcgagggtgcttttgggtaactgtcgtcatccatccatcactcccgccctccctccctgaaagcgccggcgggaaatcagttcgcgcacttttccagtcattgacagcgcggatgccacagcactgcgagcatggagcacgctgcgaccatcgctgcagttgtggccgctctcaacgcctcgcagcttatcatacaggtttccctgaggcagatgcagaaaagtcaggcgaggaggctacgttaccgcggtgatgtcctgaagtctgagagtagcacagacctcccagaaagcaggggacccagcgccgaggacatcatgatggcaatgggtcatgttgatgctgtggaacggcgattctgggcacgggaaacaagcactgagtggtgggaccgcatagtgctgcaggtctgggatgaatcccagtggctgcgaaactttcgcatgcggaagggaactttcctggaactttgtgagttgctgtctcctgccctgaagcgcaatgacacccggttgcgagctgcactgagtgtacagaagcaagtggccatagccctctggaagcttgcaacgccagacagctaccggtcagtcgcgaaccagtttggggtgggcaaatctaccgtgggggttgttgggatgcaagtagccaaggcaatcgttgatgtactgctgccaaaggtagtgaccctgggaaacgtggaggcgatcatagatggcttcgcagcgatgggattcccaaactgcggtggggccatagatggaactcacatccctatcctggcaccggaccaccaggccacccagtacattaaccgaaagggctatttttccatggtgctgcaagcactggtggaccacaggggacgttttaccaacatctacgtgggatggccgggcaaggttcatgacgctcgtgtttttaggaactctggtctgtttagacggctgcaacaaggtatttacttcccggaccacaaaataactgttggggatgtggagatgcctatagtcatcctcggggacccagcctacccgctaatgccctggctcatgaagccctatactggcgccctgaacactgaaaaagaactcttcaactaccggctgagcaagtgcagaatggtggtggagtgtgcttttggccgtctcaaggggagatggagaagcttactgactcgctgtgatctcagcgaaaccaatatccccattgttatagcaggttgctgtgtgctccacaatctctgtgagagcaagggggagccctttatggcggggtgggaggttgaggaaaatagcctggctgctgattacgcacagccagacagccgggcgattagaagagaacagcgggaagcgctgtgcatccgggaggctttgaaagctaggttcctgagtgagcagggtaacctgtgacttttaagtttgtgtacagagaagctgaacctgcccccgtttctttacccagttaatgttgactaacctctccagttacatacccccttcacccccttccaacacacgtttcgaaataaaaatagttctactttgttaatgcacaccgttttctttaatactgttttcgcgggaattttttaaaactgggacgcagactgtggtgcggagcgggtgtagtgtagtgatgcgaatgaagcttctaaactcaaggattgacaggctccgctgcggtgggatggttgtttcaacggagcctgtcacccctcctgatcgggactgtgtgtatgggggggctatgtgactttgtggcagggggaggacggttacagatcccctgctgcgtggctctgtgatctgcataaggaccgccgcttaagatctgtaactgccctcccccgccacaaagtcacagagcaacacaccccccaccacataacatgaaaacaacctcccagactaaccagggtaactagtcactgcatcactgcactgtgtatgtgccctgctgctgtgcctgcccccgcctatgtaccctgccaaaggtgactgtcctgtccaattaccaaccccctttcccctcctcctccaaaagaacatgattgaaacagtagttaacagaaacgtattttttattatcaactacacatggaagtgggaggtgaaacttggacgggggcttgtgtcaggcgggaaggaaagaacttttcaagttttggggaatgagagccttctgctactagagctctctgcaggggtggagtgagagttagcagggactctgccgcctctccttcttcgCACTTTGGGTGagatgggtatgggacttggtggcgggggagggcggttagagatggactgcagcggggctctgtcctcctgcctccgttcctgcagaacatccacaaggcgccggagcgtgtctgtttgctccctcagtagtccaagcagcgtttgagtcgcctgctggtcttcctgccgccacctctcctcccgatccatgtttgcttgctgcatttgggtcaatttctcccgccactgggtctgctgtgctgcctgggcttgggaacaggccataagttcagagaacatgtcctcccgtgtcctcttcttcctatgcctaatcttcgctagcctctgggagtgtgatgccaggctatgttgtgagacagtcgcagatgtggctgtgggaatgggaaaaagggagtgaattcctcagaaagataaatgtagttgtgaacaaagaacatagtctttctctgtgaacaagaccatgcacagcacctatcacatgcgcactcagcacaaggtcgaattctcggccttcgcattcagtgcctggggtcttccacagcaca includes:
- the LOC128837866 gene encoding uncharacterized protein LOC128837866 produces the protein MRFLGRAALLGPPKYETLPRHETIKYSGIIALHSRAAYGPGLWRLSRSILSLSLSEILIRVMSPMVTCFELATSATVSQHSLASHSQRLAKIRHRKKRTREDMFSELMACSQAQAAQQTQWREKLTQMQQANMDREERWRQEDQQATQTLLGLLREQTDTLRRLVDVLQERRQEDRAPLQSISNRPPPPPSPIPISPKVRRRRGGRVPANSHSTPAESSSSRRLSFPKT